The genomic region TACAAAGTGCTTGAGTCAGGCTTTATGGCCTGTGAAGTAGGTGTTATTCCATCAACTATAGATCAAGTATTAATTGGAAATATAGAAAGGTCAAGAAGCCAAAACATAAGGGCACTTTTTGTTTTGGGAATTAATGACGGAGTGCTACCTTCTGTTCAAGATGAGGATGGAATACTACTAGATCATGAAAAACAATATCTACAAGATAATGGAGTTTTTCTTAGTTCTAATAGTGATTCTAAAATAGTTGAAGAAAGGTTTACTATATATACTGTTTTAACAAAGCCAACACAATATCTTCATATGAGTTATGCTATTGCAGATCAGGAGGGTAGAGCATTAAGACCTTCAATACTTATTGATCAATTTAAAAAGACATTTCCACTTTTAGAACCCAAAAGTGATCTTATCTTAAATAATGATCAAGAAATTCAACTAGTTAGTCGTGATAGAAGTACATTTAAATACTTAGTTCATAATCTTAGAAAATATGCGGACATGGAGAGAATCCATGAAATATGGTGGGAAGTTTACAAATGGTATTGTAGCAGTGAGAAATGGAAGGAAAAGATAGATAAAACAATCGCTGCTTTGTTCCATGAAAACCAAGTATATTATTTAAAAGGCAATCAGTCGAAATTGATCTACGATAAGCCTATTAAAGCAAGTGTATCAAGATTGGAAACCTATATAAATTGCCCTTTTGCCCATTTTGTGCAATATGGACTGAAAGCAAAAGAACGTAGGGAATATCAACTTAGAATACCTGATATAGGAAAGCTATATCATGATGTCATTGATCATTTTGCTAAAAAAATTAAAGAAGATGGACTTGATTGGCATGAAATTACTGAGGAGCAATGTCATAATAATATTGAACAAATTGTACAGGAAATATCTGTTAAATTTGAGAATGGTGTTTTATATAGTACTCACAAATATAGATATTTAATAACTAGATTAAATAGGATATGTAAACGTGCTATATGGACAATGATTGAACACATAAAAATGGGGGATTTCAAACCATGGGGCCATGAAGTGTATTTTGGAGAAACCGGTGAAATCTCAGCAGTTGAAATAGAATTAAATGATGAAGTGATATTCCTCGAAGGACGAATAGATAGAGTTGATTTCTTTGAAGATGAAACAGGAGTGTATTATAAGGTTGTAGATTATAAATCTGGAGAAAAGGAATTTAATCTATCGGATGTTTATTTCGGTTTCCAATTACAACTGATGATTTACTTAGAAGCAATGATTTCGGGAGCGAAATCCGCTAATTACGATATCAAGCCTGGGGGGATACTCTATTATAAAATTGATGACCCAATGATTAGTAGTAATGAAACAAATGCTGAGCAGATAATTAAAGAAATAAATAAGAAGCTTAAAATGAAGGGTCTAGTCTTAAATGATCCAAAGATTATTAAAAGCCTGCACAAGGATATTGAAAAGCACTCTACTATTATTCCAGTCTCACTCAATACCAATGGAGAAGTATCTAAAAACTCATCTGTGGCAACTGAGGAGGAATTTAAGGTATTACTTAAACATGTAAGAAATTTAGTTAAACAAGCAAGTCAGGAAATAGTAGATGGGCACATAAAAATCGATCCGTGTAAAAAGGGAAAAACCACAACATGCATCTATTGTAACTTTAAAACCATTTGTCAGTTTGATAAATCCTTTAACGATAATAAATATAGAATTATAAAAGAACTTAAAAATGAAGAAGTAATTGAGAAACTTGTGCGTACGAAAGAAGGTGATGAGGATGTCCAATTGGACTAAAGATCAACAATCGGCCATTGAAGATAGGGGAAGTAATTTATTAATTGCTGCGGCTGCGGGTTCAGGGAAAACAGCAGTTTTAGTAGAACGTATTATTCGGTTAATAACTGAGGACAAAATTGATATTGATAGTCTTCTTATTGTAACATTTACTAATGCTGCTGCTGGTGAAATGAGGGAACGTATAGCAAATGCCATAATAAAAGAACTTGACAAGAAAAATGAAAATGAGGACCATTTAAGAAAGCAAATTACTCTGCTAAATAGGGCATCTATTACTACAATTCACTCTTTCTGTATCGAGGTAGTTAAAAAGCATTTTCATCTAATAGATATAGATCCTTCTTTTAGAATTGGAGATGTTACAGAAACAAATATTTTAAAGCAAGAATCGATGGAAGAAATTTTTGAAGAAGAATACAAAGAAGGAAATCAGGCCTTCTTTGACCTAGTGGAATCATATGGTAGTAATAGAGATGATATTCAGTTACAAGAATTAATCGAGAAGATCTATACTTTTATTCAAAGTCAGCCAAAACCTATGCAGTGGCTTATTGAAAAAATGGAAGTATTTAATGTTGATAATAATAGCTTTGGTAATGGAGCATGGATTGATGCCTTAAAGTCAAGCTTGGAAATTCAATTTTTTGGTGCAAAGGACTTATTAATGGAAGCAAAAAGGATTTGTTTAAAGCCAAATGGGCCAGAGGGTTATTTAAACGCAATTAATAGTGATATTGAAATAATTCATTCATTATTATCAAGTCTTAGTAAAGATTTGTCTCATATATACAGTGAGTTAAACAATATTGAATTTACACGATTAGGTCGTTTAGCTAAAGATGTTGATTCAAATCTAAAGGACCAGGCTAAAGACTTAAGGGATAAATCAAAAGATATTATAAAAAGTATAACGGAAAGTATATTTGCAAGAAGTCCTGAGGAACATCTTGAGGATTTAAAGAACTCCTATCCCTTAATGAATTATTTGTGCTCATTAATAAATAATTTCATAAACCTATACTCTGAAAAAAAATTGGAGAAGGGTATAGTTGATTTTAACGATTTAGAGCATTATGCTTTGAGGATTTTGGAAAATGAAAATGTAGCACAAAACTATAGGGATAAATTTACTCACATTTTTATTGATGAATACCAGGATAGTAATATTGTTCAAGAAACATTAATCAACTATATTAGAAGGGAAAATAATCTATTTATGGTTGGTGATGTTAAACAAAGTATTTATAGATTTAGATTAGCAGACCCTAGCCTATTTATACAGAAATACGAATCTTTTAGTTCCTTAAAGGGTGAAATAAATAGGAGGATTGATCTTTCAAAAAACTTTAGAAGTAGAGAAGAAATCATTAATGGTGCAAATTATATATTTAAAAACATTATGTCAAAACAGCTCGGCGAAATAGATTATAATGAAGATGCATACCTTTATGTTGGTGGTCAATTTGAGCCTAGTACAGATACGGCTATAGAATTAAATATAGTTGAAAAAAATAGTAATAACACAAATGATGAAATAGGAGAAGAGTTAGAGGAATTAAATGATATAGAGGTAGAAGCCGCATTAGTGGCTAAGCGTATTAAAAATATATTAAGTTCAGAAATATATGACCATAAACAACAGAAACATAGAAATATTGAATTTAGAGACATAGTAATTCTAATGAGAACTACGCAAAATTGGGCACATATATTCCTTGAAACCTTATTAAAGGAAAACATACCTACCTATGCGGATATTGGAACCGGGTATTTTGAATCTGTAGAGATAAGTATATTTATAAATCTATTAAAGATTATAGATAATAGAAGGCAAGATATACCATTATTAAGTGTAATGAGGTCACCAATAGGAGGCTTTACTGTAGAAGAATTAGTAGAGATAAGGTTAATAGACAAGAGACTTAGTTATATAGATGGGATTTATAAATATATTGAATATAACCAGGAAAACAGGAATCTTAAAGAAAAACTTCTGAGCTTTATTGAAAAATTAAATAGTTGGGCAGAGATGGCCAGATATATGAAAATAAGCGAACTAATATGGGTTTTATTTAGTGAGACCAACTATTACAATTATGTAGCTGCTATGCCCGGAGGATTTCAAAGACAAGCAAATTTAAGGGTATTACTAGACAGGGCAACACAATTTGAACAGACATCTATTAGAGGATTGTTTAACTTTATTAAATTTATTGAAAAGCTAAAAATGAGTAAAGGTGATATGGGTGATGCAAAAATTTTAGGTGAGAATGACAATGTAGTACGTATTATGAGTATTCACAAAAGCAAAGGGCTTGAATTTCCAGTAGTTATTTTAGCGGGTACGGGAAAAAATTTTAATCTAAGAGATACTAACGCTAATGTTCTACTTCATAAGGACTTGGGCATTGGGCCGAAATATGTGGACTTAAATCTTAGAGTCTATAGGGATACAATAATTAAATTATCTATGAAAGATAAGTTGAAGATCGAAAGTTTGTCTGAGGAAATGCGGATTTTGTACGTAGCGTTAACAAGACCTGTTGATAAATTAATTATCTTTGGATCAGTAAAAAATCTAGGAAAGCAAGTGGATAAATGGTGTAAGCCAATAAACAATTATTTAATTACATCTGCTAAGAGCTATATTGATTGGTTTGGAATGGTGTTGACCAAACATCCGAAACTTGATAATTTAAGGAGCATAGCTGAAAGTCACTTCGATTCCTATGAGATAATAGATGACGCTTCTGAATGGGTGTGTAACGTTTTCAAAAGAAGCGATATTGCTTTAAACAGATTAGAAGAGAGAATTAAAGAACAAAAATTAAAAGAACAATTATATAATAGTATCAATTCTGAAGATACTGTTCATAAGCAAATTGTAGAGGATAGGCTCAATTGGAATTATTTATACAATGAATCAACGAAAATTCCATCAAAATTATCGGTTTCTGAAATAAAGAATTCCTCAATAAAAGATGTAGATAGTATGGGATATAGTATTCCACCCTTAATTATTAAGCCTAAGTTTCTACTAGGAAAAAAAGAATACACTAAGGCAGAGAAGGGGACAATACTCCATTTTGTCATGCAACATATAAATATGGAGGAAATTAGGAACGGACAAACTATAGAGCATCAAATACAACTTATGATTAATAAAGAGATAATAACTGAGGAAGAGATAATGGAAATAGACATTAATAAAATCACTTTGTTCTTTAACAGCTATTTAGGAAAAAGGATGCTTAATTCTAATAAAATTTACCGAGAGGTATCATTCAATATGAAGCGTAGTGCCCAAGAAGTAATAGAAGGACTAAAAAACTGCAATGAAAATTTATTAATTCAAGGAACTATAGACTGTTATTTTGAAGAAAATAATGATTTAATATTAGTAGATTATAAAAGTGATGAAATAACAGAAGTTAATAATGTAGATGCTGTAATTAAAAGATATGAGATTCAACTTCAATTATATAAGGAAGCATTAGAAAGAATTATTAATAGAAAAGTTAAAGAAAGTTATATTTACTTATTTGATATAAATAAAGAAGTACTAATTAAAAATTCCTAACTAAAAATTGGGAATTTTTTTCTTTTATGAAGGTTTGTGCAAAGATATGTAGAAATTAAACATAAATTAGTTTTTTATGGGGGTGTGTATTTAGTTGAGTATATCTTATTTGAAAAATTTAATTTGTAGCAAAGATTATATGCCTAGTGAACTAAAAGTTGACTATAGTGATGATTTTAAGCTTGAAAGACTAAAGACAAATCTACAAATAGAAAAGAATTTTGCTATTATATTAACTATATTGAGCTCTATAATGTTTATTGTACAATTTAGTCGATTTAATCCAACGGAAAATGCAAATGCGATTACAAATGTATTCTACTTAAGAGCTTTTATTTTAGTATTTAATATTTTAGCTTTATTAATAATGAATAAAATTATTAAAAACAATTTATTTGCAAAAGGGATAGCTAAATATATGCACTACTCATATATTGGTGTGACATTGATTTGGTCTATACTCTTAGTGATTAATGCACAGTATATTCATGGGCAAATTACTGCGTATATTATTACTCTTTTTTGCCTTTCAACTATTATTCATCTAGATAAAATAGAAAGATTTACTTTTATTGGGCTTTCCTATACGGCTTTAATATTCGGAATAACGAAAACTCCTATTACAACAACTCAACTGTATGGTCATATAATAAATGGTACACATCTTGTAGTATTGGCTTATTACATATCATATAGAGTTTATAAGCAGTACGAAGATAATTATCAAAAAACTAAAAAGATAAAAGAGGATTCAGAGACGATATTAAAGCTAAATAATGAGCTAGAGAAAACTATACGCAGAAGGACTACTGCTCTTATAAGAAAGCATAAAAGATTGGTCGAAGAAATACACAGGAGATACGATACAAGTCTAGAATTGTTAAAGGTTCATAATAAATATACTACTGAGAAATATGAATTAGAAAAGGCTATAGAACAAGAAAAGGTAAAAATATTATTCTTAACAAATATGTCTCACGAGTTAAGAACGCCACTAAATATTATTTTTTCCGCTCAGCAAATGATAGACAGTTCATTAGAAGGTGAATTAGACAAAATAAAAAAAGATAAGATAATTAAATTTTCTAGAATGATAAAACAAAACTCTTATAGGCTAATTAGATTGATTAATAATCTTATCGATATAACAAAAATCGATGCGGGGAATTATATAGTTAGAAAAAGAAATGTAGACATAGTTAAATTAATGGAGGACATTTATAATTCATTTTATGAATATATATCAAACAAGAAAATTAAAGCAACATTCAATTCTTATCTAACATCGAAAATAATAGCCTGTGACCCGGAACAAATAGAAAGAATAGTGCTAAACCTACTGGCTAATGCTGCTAAATTTCTACCCAGTGACGGAGTAATATGCGTTGAAATATATGAAAAAGACAATATGTTTATATTTAAAGTGGAGGACAATGGCATAGGCATACCAGCAGAATTACATGAGGCAATATTTGAAAGATTTATGCAAGTAGATAAAACTATAACTAGAAGTCATGAAGGAAGTGGAATAGGCCTTTCCATTGTAAAAAACTTTGTAGATATGCATGGGGGGAATGTATATGTTAAAAGTGAGGTCGGTAAAGGTAGCACATTCTTTGTAGAATTACCAATGGAACAGATGGTAGAAGATGATCAGGAGGTATTTAATAAGGATATAATAGCTAACAATAGGATAGAGAAAATAAATATTGAATTCTCCGATATATATTTTAGAGGGAAAGGTGTGAGTTAGTGGGAAATAATTATTATTAAAATTTATTTTTAATATATACCTATTTAGGGTATAAATAAATATATATTAATAAATGGTAAAGAAAAATATTAATATGAAGGGTGGTTATCAAATGTTAGTAAAAGAGATAATGAATAGAGATGTAATTACGGTTACAGAAGAGAATACGGTTGAAGATGTAATTAAATTATTATTAGAACACAATATTAGTGGGGTACCTGTAATTAATGAAGAAAAAAAAGTAGTAGGAATTGTTACAGAAGGAGATATTATATTTAGAAGCAAGAAATTACAGATACCTACATATTTCACCATTCTTGATAGCTATATTTTTCTAGAGAGCACTAAAAACTTTGAGAATGATTTGAAAAAAATGGTAGCATACAAAGTGACGGATATTATGACTAAAAAGGTATTTACTGTTGAACAAGAAGCAACAATAGAAGATATTGCAACATTGATGACTACTAAAAAAATTAACCGTATACCAATTGTTGATAAGGGTGTATTGGTAGGAATTGTAAGTCGAAGAGATATTATAAAGGCATACGCTAAGGAATAATTTTTATTGAAATTAGTGTTTTTTAAACTGATTAAAATTTATTATGAAAAAAATGTAAAAAACAAAAATTAGTACTTGACAAATAAATAACAATACTATGTATGGGATGAATGTTTTGATATAATAATAAAAACATTCATCTTTATATTTTTACTAAAAGTTGAGAAAATATTGTTATAGAGGTGTTATATGAAAAGTAAATATAATGTAATACTATTTATTTTACTAATTACATTTTGGATAATTTTGACTCCGATAATTAATTTTCTGTCAGTTTTAATTGGTGCGGTAATTTCCTTGCTTATTGTCTTATATTCTAGAGATATAGCTTTTAAGGATGAGGAAATGCCAGATTATACATTGATTAATTTAATTACTTACTTAAAATTCATATTAATTTTAATAGTTGAAATTATTAAATCGAATATTAGTGTTGCTAAAATTGTTTTAAATCCATCATTACCTTTAAGTCCATGCTTTGTTAAGGTGCCAGTGAAGTTTAAAAATGATGTGCTTAACGTTATTTTCGCTAATGCGGTTACTTTAACTCCGGGTACAATAACTGTAGATATGCAAGAGGATGGATTTATTATTCATGCCTTAACTAAAGAAGCTGCTGAAGGAATGACTAACTCCGTTATAGAGCAGTATTGTCGTAGATTAGAAGATGGTGGTATAAAGAATAATTAGCATCGATGTAATAATTACTAGGGAGGATAATTAATGAGAGGTTTTGCTTTTATTGGAGCGACTATTTTTCTTTCAGTGTTAACACTGGCTTGTTTGTACAGAGCATATGCGGGCCCAACCCCTACAGATAGAGTAATCTCAATAAATGTTATAACTACAAAGATTACAACAATAATAGCGCTGTTAGCGACAATAACCTTAGATGACTCATTTGTTGATGTATCATTGGTCTATGCGATGACAGGATTTATAATGACAATCTGTGTAGCAAAATATGTAGAAAAAGGCAAATTGTTTTAAGGGAGTGAATAACTGTGGATGCATTTAAAGATATTATTATAGTAATATTAGTATTAGGTGGATTGTTTTTCTTTCTTGTAGGAACGATTGGACTACTTAGAATGCCAGATGTGTTCTGTCGTATGCATGCAACTGCTAAAAGTGACACCCTGGGTCTAGGTTTGATTCTACTTGCTTTAGCAATTCACCATGGTATTAGTTTAATCTCAATTAAGCTATTTATTATTATTACGTTTATTTGGTTAACAAATCCTACGGCTTCTCATATTATTGCAAAGTCTGAATGGAACGGAAAAGAATAATTTAATGGTTGCAGGAAGAGGTGTGGCGATATGGAAATTTTAAATATAGTACTCATTATATTTTTAATTGTTTGTGCAGTAGCAGTAGAAAAAACAAAAGATTTACTAGGTTGCGTTATAATATTTGGTGCTTACGGTTTAACAATGGCTATACTATGGCTTATGCTAAAGGCACCGGACATAGCTTTAACTGAGGCAGCTATTGGAGCAGGCGCAACAACAGCTATCTTAATAGCGACTATAAGTAGGACTAGGAGGATAGAAAAGTGAAAAAGTTCTTCACTATGTATGTATTAGTTTGTCTTTTAATTGTTATGATAGCTGGAATTCTAGAAATACCTGCTATAGGTGATCCAAATAATCCTAGTTATAACGAGGTGGCTTTGTATTATATAGAAAATGCTGTTGAAGATACAAAAAGTCCTAATGCTGTAACTGCAGTCTTAAAGTATTATAGAGGAACGGATACTTTATTAGAGGCTGGGGTTTTATTTACATCAATTGTTGCTGTGATGTCAGTTTTAAGAGGGAATAAGTCAGAGAGTAAAAAAGAGGTGTAGTGTAATGGATGATATTATTGTAAGAATTATTTCTAGATTTGTAATTCCTTATATTTACCTTTATGGTATTTACGTTGTTATACATGGTAGTATTTCTCCCGGTGGAGGATTTGCAGGTGGGGCAATCATCGGTTCTGCTTTTGTTTTATACACCTTGGTATTTGGTTTAAAACGGGCTCAGTTAAAGATACCATATAAATTTTTTAAAAGAAGAATAGAAGGACTTATGTGTTTTATATTTATGGCGTTTATAGTTGTATTTATGGGATATGATGTGCAAAAAATTCGGGAATTAGGGGCTTATGCTTTAAGTGTTGGTGAAAGTGTCAAACCTGAACTTCTTTCAACAGTAACTATTGGAATTGGTATGATGGTTGCTGTAACATTGATAAGCTTATTTCATATATTTATTAAGGAGGATAAATTCAGTGGAAATAGTACAGGCGATAGCGGGCAGAATTAATTATATAGGTGCTGCAGTTTTATTTGTAATAGGCTTATATACTGTGCTAACTAACCACAATTTAATAAAAAAAGTTATTGGTATAAACATTATGGAAACAGCAGTTTTCTTATTAATGGTTTCTGTTGGTTATGTTGCTGGGGCAAATTCACCAATACTTGGTTTAACTAAAGAGGCCTCACTGGGCCTATATGTGAACCCCTTGCCTACGTGTTTGATTTTAACAGGTATAGTTGTAGCAGTGAGTATAACAGCATATTCCCTTAGTTTAATTATTAAAATATACGAAGTATACGGTACTATAGAGTTAGATGAAATTATGGAGTTAAGGAGTGATCAGGCCATTGATTAGTATGCAGCTTCCACTATACATTTTACTTCTGCTATTGATGGCAGCAGTCATTATTCCGTTAATTACAAAAGAGCTTAATTTAAAGTCTAAAGTAGTTATTATAGGAACCTTGTTAATTACTGGATCCATGATGCTCTATACATTTGTTGGTGTATGGAGAAATGGGTCGTATCTTTACAATATAGGGAATTGGGGACAAAAGATAGGTATACAGTTTAATATTGATATATTCTCAACATTTATGTCACTATTTATTATTATCCTATCTCTAATTATTATTATTTACTCTCTGAAGGACATTGAACACGAAATATCCGCTGATCAAATTTCACTTTATTATAGTTTGATTTTTCTTTTAATACTTGGGATGGTTGGCATTACGATTACTAACGATTTATTTAATACTTATGTTTTTATGGAAATTTTAGCGATAACCTCATGTGCCATAATTTCTATTAAAAGATATAAGGAAAATTACATGGCATCCTTCAAATATTTGATGTTAAATACTTTAGGTTCACTATCTTTTTTGTTCGGAGTAGCACTACTTTACATGGTTACTGGTTATTTGAATTTAGTAGAGATAAATATAATCATTAATGAAGTATGGCGGTTATACCCTACTAATTTATTGTTAGCCTTAGGATTGATGATAACAGGATTAGCAATTAAGGCAGCTGTTTTTCCATTGCACATTTGGCTACCAGATGCACATTCATCTGCACCTACTCCGTCTAGTGCATTGTTATCAGGATTAGTAGTTAAAGTATATATATTTACAGCTATGAAACTGCTTTTTAGAGCTATAGGTTTACAAATTATTAATGAAATTGATATTCCAAGATTTATAACATATTTTGCGGCTCTAGGTATGATTTTAGGTTCTGTATTTGCTATTGGACAAAAGGATATAAAAAGATTACTTGCTTATTCAAGTGTTGCTCAAATTGGATATATATTTTTGGGAATTGGAATTGGAACTGAACAAGGTTTAGCTGCAGGACTTTTTCATGTAATAACCCATGGATTAATGAAATCCTTATTATTCTTAAGTGCAGGGGCTATAATTTATAAGACCGGTAAGAGAGATATTAGAACCTTTCAGGGTATAGGATATCAAATGCCTATAACTATGATTTTATTTACTATAGGCGCTTTGGGTATGATTGGAATACCAGGGCTTAATGGATTCATGAGTAAATGGTATTTAGGATTTGCAGTATTACAGATAAATCAACCAATTTTTTTAGTAATAATACTTATTAGTAGC from Serpentinicella alkaliphila harbors:
- a CDS encoding sensor histidine kinase — translated: MSISYLKNLICSKDYMPSELKVDYSDDFKLERLKTNLQIEKNFAIILTILSSIMFIVQFSRFNPTENANAITNVFYLRAFILVFNILALLIMNKIIKNNLFAKGIAKYMHYSYIGVTLIWSILLVINAQYIHGQITAYIITLFCLSTIIHLDKIERFTFIGLSYTALIFGITKTPITTTQLYGHIINGTHLVVLAYYISYRVYKQYEDNYQKTKKIKEDSETILKLNNELEKTIRRRTTALIRKHKRLVEEIHRRYDTSLELLKVHNKYTTEKYELEKAIEQEKVKILFLTNMSHELRTPLNIIFSAQQMIDSSLEGELDKIKKDKIIKFSRMIKQNSYRLIRLINNLIDITKIDAGNYIVRKRNVDIVKLMEDIYNSFYEYISNKKIKATFNSYLTSKIIACDPEQIERIVLNLLANAAKFLPSDGVICVEIYEKDNMFIFKVEDNGIGIPAELHEAIFERFMQVDKTITRSHEGSGIGLSIVKNFVDMHGGNVYVKSEVGKGSTFFVELPMEQMVEDDQEVFNKDIIANNRIEKINIEFSDIYFRGKGVS
- the mnhG gene encoding monovalent cation/H(+) antiporter subunit G — encoded protein: MDAFKDIIIVILVLGGLFFFLVGTIGLLRMPDVFCRMHATAKSDTLGLGLILLALAIHHGISLISIKLFIIITFIWLTNPTASHIIAKSEWNGKE
- the addA gene encoding helicase-exonuclease AddAB subunit AddA — its product is MSNWTKDQQSAIEDRGSNLLIAAAAGSGKTAVLVERIIRLITEDKIDIDSLLIVTFTNAAAGEMRERIANAIIKELDKKNENEDHLRKQITLLNRASITTIHSFCIEVVKKHFHLIDIDPSFRIGDVTETNILKQESMEEIFEEEYKEGNQAFFDLVESYGSNRDDIQLQELIEKIYTFIQSQPKPMQWLIEKMEVFNVDNNSFGNGAWIDALKSSLEIQFFGAKDLLMEAKRICLKPNGPEGYLNAINSDIEIIHSLLSSLSKDLSHIYSELNNIEFTRLGRLAKDVDSNLKDQAKDLRDKSKDIIKSITESIFARSPEEHLEDLKNSYPLMNYLCSLINNFINLYSEKKLEKGIVDFNDLEHYALRILENENVAQNYRDKFTHIFIDEYQDSNIVQETLINYIRRENNLFMVGDVKQSIYRFRLADPSLFIQKYESFSSLKGEINRRIDLSKNFRSREEIINGANYIFKNIMSKQLGEIDYNEDAYLYVGGQFEPSTDTAIELNIVEKNSNNTNDEIGEELEELNDIEVEAALVAKRIKNILSSEIYDHKQQKHRNIEFRDIVILMRTTQNWAHIFLETLLKENIPTYADIGTGYFESVEISIFINLLKIIDNRRQDIPLLSVMRSPIGGFTVEELVEIRLIDKRLSYIDGIYKYIEYNQENRNLKEKLLSFIEKLNSWAEMARYMKISELIWVLFSETNYYNYVAAMPGGFQRQANLRVLLDRATQFEQTSIRGLFNFIKFIEKLKMSKGDMGDAKILGENDNVVRIMSIHKSKGLEFPVVILAGTGKNFNLRDTNANVLLHKDLGIGPKYVDLNLRVYRDTIIKLSMKDKLKIESLSEEMRILYVALTRPVDKLIIFGSVKNLGKQVDKWCKPINNYLITSAKSYIDWFGMVLTKHPKLDNLRSIAESHFDSYEIIDDASEWVCNVFKRSDIALNRLEERIKEQKLKEQLYNSINSEDTVHKQIVEDRLNWNYLYNESTKIPSKLSVSEIKNSSIKDVDSMGYSIPPLIIKPKFLLGKKEYTKAEKGTILHFVMQHINMEEIRNGQTIEHQIQLMINKEIITEEEIMEIDINKITLFFNSYLGKRMLNSNKIYREVSFNMKRSAQEVIEGLKNCNENLLIQGTIDCYFEENNDLILVDYKSDEITEVNNVDAVIKRYEIQLQLYKEALERIINRKVKESYIYLFDINKEVLIKNS
- a CDS encoding Na+/H+ antiporter subunit E, giving the protein MKSKYNVILFILLITFWIILTPIINFLSVLIGAVISLLIVLYSRDIAFKDEEMPDYTLINLITYLKFILILIVEIIKSNISVAKIVLNPSLPLSPCFVKVPVKFKNDVLNVIFANAVTLTPGTITVDMQEDGFIIHALTKEAAEGMTNSVIEQYCRRLEDGGIKNN
- a CDS encoding MnhB domain-containing protein gives rise to the protein MDDIIVRIISRFVIPYIYLYGIYVVIHGSISPGGGFAGGAIIGSAFVLYTLVFGLKRAQLKIPYKFFKRRIEGLMCFIFMAFIVVFMGYDVQKIRELGAYALSVGESVKPELLSTVTIGIGMMVAVTLISLFHIFIKEDKFSGNSTGDSGQN
- a CDS encoding monovalent cation/H+ antiporter complex subunit F: MRGFAFIGATIFLSVLTLACLYRAYAGPTPTDRVISINVITTKITTIIALLATITLDDSFVDVSLVYAMTGFIMTICVAKYVEKGKLF
- a CDS encoding hydrogenase subunit MbhD domain-containing protein, giving the protein MEILNIVLIIFLIVCAVAVEKTKDLLGCVIIFGAYGLTMAILWLMLKAPDIALTEAAIGAGATTAILIATISRTRRIEK
- the addB gene encoding helicase-exonuclease AddAB subunit AddB; its protein translation is MGVTYIIGRSGTGKTFQILNELQNKLIEKNERKLILLVPEQYTLQAERDLIQQLDVEGIISAEVLSFTRLAYYVFKEVGGLTKVKIDNLGKSMVLKRIVNELERDLTIYKKAIKQNGFIDKLNDLIKEFKQYDIAPYDLINNIDRLDENTLKFKLQDMALIYSAFNGYLKGKYIDNEDHINLLIESIEKASFLDEAEVWIDGFHQFTPQTLRIIEKLILKCKNVSVALTYDIKNEANLFFLTQRTLFKLRDIAKQHNIDEKFVDLNQNTNIVGIRNQEIDHLEKNLYKYPYKPYLNKVNNIHIFAGSNLYSEVEKVATEVIRLLRDHQYRYKDIAIVAANIKGYGPLIKRVFDEYDIPFFIDEKRDIMSNPIIEVILASLRIVYKGYQYVDVISFLKTGFSSLTKSEIEEIENYVLQFGIKGSLWFKDFTIDLNKNLDEINVIRKKVVEPFIELEKSIKGNKTVTEITEALFYFIDRLRIKEQLEIWINKQKSIGQYDSAHENSQIWNIVMEVFNQLSEILGKNEIKLKEYYKVLESGFMACEVGVIPSTIDQVLIGNIERSRSQNIRALFVLGINDGVLPSVQDEDGILLDHEKQYLQDNGVFLSSNSDSKIVEERFTIYTVLTKPTQYLHMSYAIADQEGRALRPSILIDQFKKTFPLLEPKSDLILNNDQEIQLVSRDRSTFKYLVHNLRKYADMERIHEIWWEVYKWYCSSEKWKEKIDKTIAALFHENQVYYLKGNQSKLIYDKPIKASVSRLETYINCPFAHFVQYGLKAKERREYQLRIPDIGKLYHDVIDHFAKKIKEDGLDWHEITEEQCHNNIEQIVQEISVKFENGVLYSTHKYRYLITRLNRICKRAIWTMIEHIKMGDFKPWGHEVYFGETGEISAVEIELNDEVIFLEGRIDRVDFFEDETGVYYKVVDYKSGEKEFNLSDVYFGFQLQLMIYLEAMISGAKSANYDIKPGGILYYKIDDPMISSNETNAEQIIKEINKKLKMKGLVLNDPKIIKSLHKDIEKHSTIIPVSLNTNGEVSKNSSVATEEEFKVLLKHVRNLVKQASQEIVDGHIKIDPCKKGKTTTCIYCNFKTICQFDKSFNDNKYRIIKELKNEEVIEKLVRTKEGDEDVQLD
- a CDS encoding CBS domain-containing protein; amino-acid sequence: MLVKEIMNRDVITVTEENTVEDVIKLLLEHNISGVPVINEEKKVVGIVTEGDIIFRSKKLQIPTYFTILDSYIFLESTKNFENDLKKMVAYKVTDIMTKKVFTVEQEATIEDIATLMTTKKINRIPIVDKGVLVGIVSRRDIIKAYAKE